One genomic region from Thalassomonas viridans encodes:
- a CDS encoding S8 family peptidase yields MKVLFQITTAVVLLLIGIMQNLYAEVNNGVKKSPYGSYIIVMELDPAVKYQGNIQGYPATKASVGKKFNSQHGEVKKYTELLRQTHVNTLQNAGISATKKVHDYVHAINGFSALITHQQAIKLSKQKGVMRVIPDEMRFKTTDSSPDFLGLTNPGSPWSQGYKGEGIVVGVIDSGIWPEHPSFADDGSYSAPPVTLAGNSCDFGNSEHNPLDLAFECNNKLIGARQILDTYRAIEGAEPDEYDSARDDDGHGTHTASTAAGNAGVEAQMFGIPRGTISGIAPRAHVIAYKGLGNMGGFGSDLAAAIDQAVADGVDVINYSVGGGASLTGADDLAFLFAADAGVFVATSAGNDGPGAGTIGGPASVPWLTTVGANTQTRMFQGTVVLGDESEYTGASITEGVGPSSLIDAEFAGGDLCVPGTLTAAVEGKIVLCRRGAIARVDKSEAVRLAGGVGMIMYNNNDVDNLNSDNHAVPSVHIDNTPGLAIKAYIAGGSATASINCCENGEWDSAPSMAIFSSRGSNTVAEDIIKPDITAPGHMILAGNSPTPDPGQVAGELFQSISGTSMSSPHIAGIFALMKQAHPDWSPAMAKSALMTSAYQDVRDNDRSSLAGPFAMGAGHVNVGGEDNETSVLRPGLVYNADFFDYLGFLCDAEPSALDSETCDLLELIGVPTDASDLNLASIGIAELPGSQTITRTLISVDEATGEEEEGGKEYKVETQAPAGYQVEVSPDTIRLESGESASYQVTFTNTGAPNGEWRFGSLTWRETTGQYEVYSPIAVRGAPFSAPANISGNGRNGSSSFDINFGYSGSYSANAHGLVAARVKQDTVGQDPDQSFDPADGHSDAHVIAVSNALFLRLAIPPEAVAEDIDLDVYVFDPTNTLVAASTLIGTDEVIEITDPMDGNWTVYVHGWLTFGEDADYSLYHWLISAKPGGNLTLEDVPESATLGETATIEANWTGAIGGTGIGMWFFGAVSHTDASGPMGLTLLEVDNR; encoded by the coding sequence ATGAAAGTGTTATTTCAGATAACCACAGCTGTAGTACTACTGTTAATCGGCATAATGCAAAACCTCTATGCTGAAGTTAACAATGGGGTCAAAAAGTCCCCATACGGCTCTTATATCATTGTGATGGAGCTGGATCCCGCGGTGAAATATCAGGGTAATATCCAAGGTTACCCGGCGACCAAAGCAAGTGTCGGCAAAAAGTTTAACAGCCAGCACGGCGAGGTGAAAAAATACACCGAACTGCTCAGGCAAACGCATGTTAACACCCTGCAAAATGCCGGCATAAGCGCCACGAAAAAAGTGCATGACTATGTGCATGCCATTAACGGTTTTTCGGCGTTGATCACGCATCAGCAGGCCATCAAGCTGTCCAAGCAAAAAGGCGTTATGCGGGTAATCCCCGATGAAATGCGCTTTAAAACCACCGACAGTTCCCCCGACTTTTTGGGGCTGACCAACCCCGGTAGCCCGTGGAGTCAGGGCTATAAGGGGGAAGGCATAGTGGTAGGTGTTATCGACAGCGGCATCTGGCCCGAGCATCCTTCTTTTGCCGACGACGGCAGCTATAGTGCCCCGCCTGTTACCCTAGCGGGTAACAGCTGCGACTTCGGCAATAGTGAGCATAACCCCCTGGATCTTGCCTTTGAATGTAATAACAAGCTGATCGGCGCCCGGCAGATATTAGATACCTATCGGGCGATAGAAGGAGCCGAGCCGGATGAATACGATTCGGCGCGTGATGACGATGGCCACGGCACCCACACGGCTTCAACCGCTGCCGGTAATGCCGGGGTTGAAGCACAGATGTTCGGCATTCCCCGCGGCACGATTTCCGGCATTGCGCCAAGGGCGCATGTTATTGCCTATAAGGGACTGGGCAATATGGGGGGCTTCGGCTCAGATCTGGCGGCAGCCATCGACCAGGCGGTCGCCGACGGTGTTGATGTTATCAACTACTCGGTTGGCGGCGGCGCCAGTTTAACCGGTGCTGACGATCTTGCGTTTTTATTCGCTGCCGATGCCGGCGTATTCGTTGCTACCTCGGCGGGCAATGACGGCCCGGGCGCAGGCACCATAGGCGGTCCGGCATCCGTTCCCTGGTTAACCACAGTGGGGGCCAATACCCAGACCCGGATGTTCCAGGGGACTGTGGTCTTGGGCGACGAGAGCGAATACACGGGCGCTTCGATAACCGAAGGTGTAGGGCCTTCATCCCTGATTGATGCCGAATTTGCCGGCGGTGATTTATGTGTGCCCGGCACCCTGACCGCTGCCGTTGAAGGCAAGATAGTGCTGTGCCGGCGCGGCGCCATTGCCCGGGTGGATAAAAGCGAGGCGGTCAGGCTGGCCGGTGGGGTCGGCATGATCATGTACAACAACAATGACGTGGACAACCTTAACAGCGACAACCATGCCGTGCCTTCGGTGCATATCGACAATACCCCAGGGCTGGCCATTAAGGCTTATATTGCCGGTGGTTCCGCCACCGCGAGCATTAACTGTTGTGAAAACGGTGAATGGGATTCAGCCCCCTCTATGGCAATATTTTCCTCCCGGGGCTCGAATACGGTGGCAGAAGACATTATCAAGCCGGACATTACCGCGCCCGGGCATATGATTTTAGCCGGTAACAGCCCGACCCCGGACCCCGGCCAGGTAGCAGGCGAGTTGTTCCAGTCGATTTCGGGCACTTCTATGTCCAGCCCGCATATCGCCGGGATTTTCGCGCTGATGAAACAAGCGCATCCCGACTGGAGTCCGGCCATGGCCAAATCAGCCCTGATGACCAGCGCATACCAGGATGTCCGCGACAATGACCGCAGCTCTTTGGCTGGTCCTTTTGCCATGGGAGCGGGTCATGTCAATGTTGGCGGCGAGGACAATGAAACTTCTGTTTTGCGGCCGGGGCTGGTTTATAATGCCGACTTTTTCGACTACCTGGGCTTTTTATGCGATGCCGAACCTTCGGCGCTGGACAGTGAAACCTGCGATTTGCTGGAGTTGATCGGCGTTCCTACAGATGCCAGCGATTTAAACCTTGCCTCTATCGGTATTGCCGAACTGCCCGGCAGCCAGACGATCACCCGCACCCTGATCAGTGTTGATGAAGCAACGGGAGAGGAGGAAGAAGGCGGGAAAGAATACAAGGTAGAGACCCAGGCGCCGGCCGGCTACCAGGTTGAGGTTTCTCCCGACACCATCCGTCTGGAAAGCGGCGAAAGCGCGAGCTACCAGGTGACTTTTACCAATACCGGCGCCCCTAACGGCGAGTGGCGTTTCGGCTCGTTGACCTGGCGCGAGACAACCGGCCAATATGAGGTTTACAGCCCGATAGCCGTCAGGGGCGCGCCGTTTAGCGCTCCGGCAAATATCAGCGGCAACGGCAGAAACGGCAGCAGCAGTTTTGATATTAACTTCGGTTATAGCGGCAGTTACAGTGCAAATGCCCACGGCCTGGTAGCTGCAAGGGTTAAGCAGGATACTGTCGGCCAGGATCCGGATCAGAGCTTTGACCCCGCCGACGGTCATTCAGACGCTCATGTGATTGCCGTTAGCAATGCGTTGTTCCTGCGCCTTGCCATACCGCCGGAAGCCGTTGCCGAAGATATAGATCTGGATGTCTATGTTTTCGACCCCACCAATACCCTGGTGGCGGCCAGCACCCTGATAGGCACAGATGAAGTGATTGAAATTACCGACCCGATGGACGGCAACTGGACCGTATATGTTCACGGCTGGCTCACTTTCGGCGAGGATGCCGACTATAGCCTGTACCACTGGCTTATCTCTGCTAAGCCCGGCGGTAATTTAACGCTTGAAGACGTGCCTGAATCGGCGACCTTAGGGGAAACGGCAACAATAGAGGCTAACTGGACCGGCGCTATTGGCGGTACCGGCATCGGTATGTGGTTTTTTGGCGCCGTCTCTCATACCGATGCAAGCGGCCCGATGGGGTTAACCTTGCTTGAGGTTGATAACCGCTAG
- a CDS encoding lectin-like protein, with amino-acid sequence MNIFSYFTNTKHKPAKASSAAYKLLLAMAVAGTNIQSATAATDADAMLEQFGLEYDINTTSDPQAKYAMELQRRLMLDVPIYYTSFLGTHNSYNSEAYNITLWPQQEMTVIGQMNEGVEWIELDVHHVWTTGHDIDFCHGEFCYFDSVNSHSILDDLREWAEDMNAKDTTRTAVIYIESDLEDNEYYTDLKNQLNSRVGAEHIYMPTDYKNDFPNGANVTANKATSFPESELTRQHLLDKGKRFVIYFSGYNKSDNHEVLDWIFEDSGKLNGSRVWEKDGYPTSSSTLNITGSDLIGYWQDGKSVIGLHDVHTDDGRFRENAQWSWSDGEPNDAGSGEDCAELRTDYDDNRWNDASCSYTRRAACKWTGGSELYSKDNSAIYNLWSLSASTTTWAGAEQACQDLGSDWHFEVPRNAIENAVLAAIAEEAGVTKVWLNYTDSAQEGIFTTPSQR; translated from the coding sequence ATGAATATATTCAGTTACTTCACAAATACAAAACATAAACCAGCCAAAGCGAGTTCAGCAGCATATAAATTACTGCTCGCTATGGCCGTTGCCGGTACCAATATTCAATCCGCCACGGCGGCAACAGATGCCGACGCCATGCTTGAGCAGTTTGGCCTTGAGTATGACATTAACACCACCTCAGATCCCCAGGCCAAATACGCCATGGAACTGCAAAGACGCCTGATGCTGGATGTACCTATTTACTACACCAGCTTTTTAGGCACACACAATTCCTATAATTCCGAGGCCTACAACATTACCCTGTGGCCGCAGCAGGAAATGACAGTAATAGGCCAGATGAACGAAGGCGTGGAATGGATCGAACTGGACGTACATCACGTCTGGACCACAGGGCACGATATTGATTTTTGCCATGGCGAATTCTGCTACTTCGACTCGGTAAATTCCCACTCAATACTTGATGATCTCAGGGAATGGGCCGAGGATATGAACGCGAAAGACACCACCAGAACCGCGGTCATTTATATCGAAAGCGACCTGGAAGACAACGAATATTACACAGATCTGAAAAACCAGCTTAACAGCCGGGTCGGGGCCGAGCATATTTATATGCCTACAGACTACAAAAACGACTTCCCCAACGGCGCGAATGTCACTGCAAATAAAGCCACCTCCTTTCCCGAATCTGAGCTGACCCGGCAACACCTGCTTGATAAAGGCAAACGTTTTGTTATCTATTTCTCCGGCTACAATAAAAGCGACAACCACGAGGTGCTGGACTGGATCTTCGAAGATTCAGGTAAATTAAACGGTTCCCGGGTATGGGAAAAAGACGGCTATCCAACTTCAAGCTCTACCTTAAATATTACCGGCAGCGATCTGATCGGCTACTGGCAAGACGGTAAAAGCGTGATCGGCCTACACGATGTTCACACAGATGATGGACGTTTCCGCGAAAACGCCCAGTGGTCGTGGAGCGACGGCGAGCCCAACGATGCCGGCTCAGGAGAAGATTGTGCCGAGTTAAGAACCGACTATGACGACAACCGCTGGAATGATGCTTCATGCTCATACACCCGCCGCGCCGCCTGCAAATGGACCGGCGGCAGTGAGCTTTATTCCAAGGACAACAGTGCCATCTATAATCTCTGGTCTCTGTCTGCCTCCACCACTACTTGGGCCGGGGCAGAGCAGGCCTGTCAGGATTTAGGCAGTGACTGGCATTTCGAGGTGCCGCGCAATGCCATAGAAAACGCGGTATTGGCAGCTATAGCCGAAGAAGCTGGAGTCACTAAGGTCTGGTTAAACTATACCGACAGCGCCCAGGAAGGCATTTTCACTACGCCGAGCCAGCGCTGA
- a CDS encoding SGNH/GDSL hydrolase family protein yields the protein MSIKEQLQRQVQFFHPEKKYPFLRGGFSSAAHAALFGLREQFYNAIKESFSDRVNESAKTLCQDSDYAAAIKALPFKKKARIVVIGDSLTDDSQSWFAIIERSFALLRPDDNIRFTNLAVSGDTTAQLLGSVIPAANMKADLYFSFSGTNDARIQGGSRYKPCTSIDEVGRNLASVIDFAKRNTKAPWVWLTPVGVDPDRVAEHEFLKPLMASWCNEHIAQVAELIKQQAENVIDLRPHFTDLQNSNLLDEDGLHWTIDGHEVAAKVIIKQLAAIIG from the coding sequence ATGAGCATCAAGGAACAATTACAACGACAAGTGCAATTTTTTCACCCGGAAAAAAAATATCCGTTTTTGCGCGGTGGATTCTCCAGCGCCGCCCATGCTGCCCTGTTTGGCCTGCGCGAGCAGTTTTATAATGCCATCAAGGAAAGCTTCTCCGACCGGGTGAATGAGAGTGCGAAAACATTATGCCAGGACAGCGATTATGCCGCGGCGATAAAAGCCCTGCCCTTTAAGAAAAAAGCCAGAATAGTGGTTATCGGCGACAGTTTAACCGACGACAGTCAGTCCTGGTTTGCCATTATCGAACGCTCTTTTGCCCTGCTCAGGCCGGATGACAATATCCGTTTTACCAACCTTGCCGTGTCAGGCGATACCACCGCTCAGTTGCTGGGCTCGGTGATCCCCGCCGCCAATATGAAGGCAGATTTATATTTTAGTTTCAGCGGTACCAATGACGCCCGCATTCAGGGAGGCAGCCGCTACAAACCCTGCACCAGTATCGACGAAGTCGGGCGTAACCTTGCCAGCGTTATCGACTTTGCCAAACGCAATACCAAAGCGCCCTGGGTTTGGCTGACGCCGGTAGGCGTTGACCCGGACCGGGTGGCAGAGCATGAGTTTTTAAAACCCCTGATGGCCAGCTGGTGTAACGAACATATCGCCCAGGTGGCTGAGCTGATCAAGCAACAGGCGGAAAACGTGATTGATTTGCGCCCGCATTTTACCGATTTGCAAAACAGTAATTTACTTGATGAAGATGGCCTGCACTGGACCATAGACGGCCACGAGGTGGCAGCCAAGGTTATTATCAAACAGCTGGCCGCCATCATCGGCTGA
- a CDS encoding class I adenylate-forming enzyme family protein, with protein MLFSLSDIQIKLEQKNWRGQINFYPSGQSFTLEVMSEHQNYLRQNLQFAFGDKIIVVTTPTPETVATLLWLWHQGAVVVPVKHDMEADAIQRIADDCHAHAMIKDQTITELEPSPQPQLLFRENSSRQVCGTDLALLIYTSGSTGKPKGIMLSHSNVITAMNSIATYLKIDSEEHILGLSPLSFDYGLYQLLFSLAFDCGFTLFEENFHPIKVIKALDEQQITLLPVVPAMAISLAKILRALKRQLPHLRKLTNTGGHLGETVIDDLISLVPQLNVYAMYGLTECKRALYLPPDKTQQKRGSVGIAIPGLEAKLFNKVQSESGPHYQEVATGDVGELFVRGATVMQGYYGQANAGANLIPGNYRDDNWLATGDLFSQDEDGYFYFKGRTKELIKQAGFCIYPTESEALIEKCPLVHLAAIIQSEDKFGDEIACLCLQLHDNSKENQDAFKNWLKANTDPDYRPREVRFIEQMQLTANSKVDKQSLVAKLEPEK; from the coding sequence ATGTTGTTTTCTCTTAGCGATATCCAGATCAAACTAGAACAAAAAAACTGGCGCGGACAAATCAATTTTTATCCGTCAGGGCAAAGCTTCACCCTGGAAGTGATGTCCGAACATCAAAACTACCTCAGGCAGAATCTGCAATTTGCTTTTGGCGACAAAATTATTGTTGTCACCACACCAACGCCGGAAACGGTTGCCACCCTGCTATGGCTATGGCATCAGGGCGCGGTAGTGGTGCCGGTTAAGCATGATATGGAAGCGGATGCGATACAAAGAATCGCCGACGATTGCCACGCCCATGCCATGATCAAAGATCAAACCATTACCGAGCTTGAGCCCTCGCCCCAGCCGCAGTTGCTGTTTCGCGAAAACAGTTCACGCCAGGTATGCGGCACAGATCTGGCGCTGCTGATTTATACCTCCGGCAGTACCGGCAAGCCCAAGGGTATTATGCTCAGCCACAGCAATGTCATCACAGCAATGAATTCCATTGCCACTTACCTGAAAATCGACAGTGAAGAACATATTCTCGGCCTTTCCCCGCTGTCGTTTGATTACGGTCTTTACCAGTTGCTGTTTAGCCTGGCGTTTGATTGCGGCTTTACCTTGTTTGAAGAAAATTTCCATCCCATCAAAGTGATCAAGGCCCTGGACGAACAGCAGATCACCCTGCTGCCTGTGGTGCCGGCCATGGCTATTTCCCTGGCGAAGATACTGCGGGCATTAAAACGTCAGCTGCCGCATTTGCGTAAGCTCACCAATACCGGCGGCCACCTCGGTGAAACCGTGATCGACGATTTGATCAGCCTGGTGCCGCAGCTGAATGTTTATGCCATGTACGGCCTGACCGAATGTAAGCGCGCCCTGTACCTGCCGCCGGATAAAACCCAGCAAAAGCGGGGGTCGGTAGGTATTGCCATTCCGGGCCTTGAAGCCAAGTTGTTCAACAAGGTACAAAGTGAATCCGGTCCCCATTACCAGGAAGTCGCCACCGGCGATGTCGGGGAGTTGTTTGTCCGTGGCGCTACGGTTATGCAGGGCTATTACGGCCAGGCCAATGCCGGGGCAAACCTGATCCCGGGCAATTACCGTGACGATAACTGGCTTGCCACCGGTGATTTATTTTCCCAGGATGAAGACGGTTATTTCTATTTCAAAGGCCGTACCAAGGAACTGATCAAGCAAGCCGGTTTCTGTATCTATCCCACCGAAAGCGAGGCATTGATCGAGAAATGTCCGCTGGTGCATCTGGCCGCCATTATTCAGTCTGAAGACAAGTTTGGCGATGAGATCGCCTGCTTGTGTCTGCAGCTACACGACAACAGTAAAGAAAACCAGGACGCATTTAAGAACTGGCTAAAAGCCAATACCGATCCGGACTATCGTCCGCGCGAAGTGCGTTTTATCGAGCAAATGCAGCTGACCGCCAACAGCAAGGTCGATAAACAGTCCCTGGTGGCCAAGTTAGAACCGGAGAAGTAA
- a CDS encoding alanine racemase, with the protein MQQIKQMLDQNPAEISTPCYFYSVSKLQQNFEALKAALGTQVIVSVKANSNTDLLIRASHFLTDGVEVASIKELQGIVGGDRTRYVNNPSADKVFLRAAVSGKARLIIDSLAQLEIVAELAQKRPPAGIILRLNPVVLKQFNDAHPKVRPDQFGMDWDTACIAIDICKANNLPLMGFHLFKGSYSFERSAMATVDSVKGIIAGMERRYGQPLSFANLGGGFSERWQESEFDFAAYREKLAELPQHITLAHESGRGLMASAGYFAVRVRYVKQIESQHYAICDGGIAQNFLLAQTENALRKLKTPALWQAEPSDAKAACTFVGSSCSKDDVIGKQSDEHVLPKPGDVCIFDHCGAYNASYTVAPFLQLPQATTYIVE; encoded by the coding sequence GTGCAACAGATCAAACAAATGCTGGATCAAAACCCGGCAGAGATTTCTACACCCTGTTATTTTTACAGCGTCAGTAAATTACAGCAAAATTTCGAGGCGTTAAAGGCGGCGCTGGGCACTCAGGTGATCGTTTCGGTTAAAGCCAACAGCAATACCGACCTGCTGATCCGTGCCAGCCATTTTCTTACCGACGGCGTCGAAGTGGCGTCGATCAAAGAGCTACAGGGCATAGTCGGCGGCGACCGTACCCGCTACGTCAACAATCCTTCCGCCGACAAGGTATTCTTGCGGGCCGCGGTTTCCGGCAAGGCCCGTTTGATTATCGACAGCCTGGCGCAGTTGGAAATCGTTGCCGAGCTGGCGCAAAAGCGCCCTCCGGCCGGTATTATCTTACGCCTGAACCCTGTGGTGCTGAAACAGTTTAACGACGCCCACCCCAAGGTGCGCCCGGATCAGTTCGGTATGGACTGGGACACCGCCTGTATCGCCATAGATATCTGCAAGGCGAACAACCTGCCGTTGATGGGCTTTCATTTGTTTAAAGGCTCCTACAGTTTTGAGCGCAGTGCCATGGCAACCGTGGACTCGGTTAAGGGCATTATTGCCGGAATGGAAAGACGCTACGGCCAGCCGTTGTCTTTTGCCAATCTCGGCGGCGGTTTCAGTGAGCGCTGGCAGGAAAGCGAGTTTGATTTTGCCGCCTACCGGGAAAAGCTGGCTGAGCTGCCGCAGCACATTACCCTGGCGCACGAGTCTGGTCGCGGCCTGATGGCCAGTGCCGGCTATTTCGCCGTGCGGGTGCGCTATGTCAAACAAATCGAAAGTCAGCATTATGCCATTTGCGATGGCGGGATTGCGCAGAACTTCCTGTTGGCGCAAACGGAAAATGCCCTGCGCAAACTTAAGACCCCTGCCTTGTGGCAAGCGGAGCCAAGCGATGCCAAAGCCGCCTGCACTTTCGTCGGCAGCTCTTGTAGCAAAGACGATGTTATCGGCAAGCAGTCTGATGAGCATGTTCTGCCCAAACCTGGGGATGTCTGCATTTTCGATCATTGCGGCGCCTATAACGCCAGCTATACGGTGGCGCCGTTTTTACAGCTGCCCCAGGCTACCACTTACATTGTCGAATAG
- a CDS encoding NAD(P)/FAD-dependent oxidoreductase produces MINNQSIAQEYDVVIVGAGWAGLALARQLKRENADLRIIQLEASTEFKAKIGEATVEITGHYFLKKLGLANYLYRHQLPKNALRFFFDTPEHSLPIEQMSEQGTVYIPPHPAFQLERATFEAALMEMNREDGITILQGARMTGFELDHQDGHTVNFKYQDQVHQVRGKWLVDASGRAGVITKKMKSHNRENVPMHSSAWGRFRGVKDFDSAGTRAWQDKASSRFLSTNHFTGHGYWIWFIPLKSGLTSIGIVCDKTKVESPPLKEADFIAKLKEHTAIADLIEDAEMEDFEAWGQLAYRGNGVVNRERWGATGFSAMFLDPLLSGGGDVIAMSNDNLSKLILADFANPDKEAAQTALDEGVPYANAMLNYYYQFLYAQLMNLYPVLDCARLCSPVMAYINATYFITNAWDYLEGNFTDYPHFDKNAYIRRGSYALEMMMQRQILDTLEVLRSEDRAFDRNDEGFFETGADLYKYYIYQMGQKGKDGYRIDFRVKLFTLCFAQVTGTKLNLPKFGNRRMVQNALNLPMILKNPTFGREQLPALLSAMSENLTRELQQTTEHTVLVEVSETSFHDEKVSLTVVGDTADSAQLKQLQRTANSIWMHQQEYIDQASFVPEFLRFARQQPEDLMDPCYPVRLESSEMLTQ; encoded by the coding sequence ATGATAAACAATCAATCGATAGCACAGGAATATGACGTCGTTATAGTCGGCGCCGGTTGGGCCGGTCTGGCCCTGGCACGCCAGCTGAAAAGAGAAAATGCAGATCTGCGCATTATTCAGCTCGAAGCCAGCACCGAATTTAAAGCGAAAATCGGCGAAGCCACGGTAGAGATCACCGGCCATTATTTTTTGAAAAAATTGGGACTGGCCAATTATTTATACCGCCACCAGCTGCCGAAAAATGCCCTGCGCTTTTTCTTTGATACCCCGGAGCACAGCCTGCCGATTGAGCAGATGAGCGAACAGGGTACGGTTTATATCCCGCCCCACCCTGCTTTCCAGCTGGAACGCGCCACCTTTGAAGCCGCCCTGATGGAGATGAACCGCGAAGACGGCATCACTATTTTGCAAGGGGCCAGGATGACAGGCTTTGAACTGGATCATCAGGATGGTCATACGGTGAACTTCAAGTACCAGGATCAAGTCCACCAGGTGCGGGGCAAGTGGCTGGTAGATGCCAGCGGCCGCGCCGGGGTGATCACCAAGAAAATGAAAAGCCACAACCGTGAAAACGTGCCTATGCACAGCTCGGCCTGGGGACGTTTTCGCGGCGTGAAAGACTTCGATAGCGCCGGCACCCGCGCCTGGCAAGACAAGGCATCGAGCCGGTTCCTGTCCACCAACCATTTTACCGGCCACGGCTATTGGATCTGGTTTATTCCCCTGAAAAGCGGCCTGACCAGCATAGGCATAGTCTGCGATAAAACTAAGGTGGAAAGCCCGCCGCTGAAAGAAGCAGACTTTATTGCCAAACTGAAAGAACATACCGCCATCGCCGACCTGATTGAAGATGCCGAAATGGAAGACTTTGAAGCCTGGGGCCAGCTGGCGTACCGGGGCAACGGCGTAGTCAACCGCGAGCGCTGGGGAGCCACCGGCTTTTCCGCCATGTTCCTCGATCCCCTGCTAAGCGGCGGCGGCGACGTTATCGCCATGAGCAACGATAACCTGAGCAAGCTGATCCTGGCAGACTTTGCCAACCCGGATAAAGAGGCGGCACAAACGGCGCTGGATGAGGGCGTGCCTTATGCCAACGCCATGCTTAACTATTACTATCAGTTCCTGTACGCCCAGTTGATGAACCTCTATCCGGTGCTCGACTGCGCCCGTTTGTGCTCGCCGGTGATGGCCTATATCAATGCCACTTACTTTATTACCAATGCCTGGGATTACCTGGAAGGCAATTTTACCGACTATCCACACTTTGATAAAAACGCCTATATCCGCCGCGGTAGTTACGCGCTGGAAATGATGATGCAGCGCCAGATACTGGATACCCTGGAGGTTTTGCGTAGCGAAGACCGTGCTTTCGACCGCAATGACGAAGGCTTTTTTGAAACCGGCGCCGACTTGTACAAATACTACATCTACCAGATGGGACAAAAAGGCAAAGACGGCTACCGCATCGACTTTAGGGTGAAACTTTTTACCTTGTGCTTTGCCCAGGTAACCGGCACTAAGCTGAACCTGCCCAAGTTCGGTAACCGCCGCATGGTGCAAAATGCCCTGAACCTGCCGATGATACTGAAAAACCCGACCTTTGGCCGCGAACAGCTGCCGGCCCTGCTCAGCGCCATGAGTGAAAATCTCACCCGGGAACTGCAGCAAACCACAGAGCATACCGTGCTGGTGGAGGTCAGCGAAACGTCTTTCCATGATGAAAAGGTCAGCCTGACCGTGGTCGGTGATACCGCAGACAGCGCCCAGCTCAAGCAGCTGCAACGCACCGCCAATAGTATCTGGATGCACCAGCAGGAATATATAGATCAGGCCAGCTTCGTGCCCGAGTTTCTGCGTTTTGCCAGGCAGCAGCCTGAGGATTTGATGGATCCCTGTTATCCGGTCAGGTTAGAAAGCAGTGAGATGTTAACCCAGTGA